A DNA window from Solanum lycopersicum chromosome 3, SLM_r2.1 contains the following coding sequences:
- the LOC138347504 gene encoding uncharacterized protein produces the protein MTNMFNLRKNHPSSRPTQSTFWTISPHPIPTHTLSQQRSPTRLNFDASQYEGIGDKVEKSKLDALQRKMHDLEKKVNGGLNSIPIHDLRYKNLCLHPGVELPSGFKIPKFNMFDGRGDPIAHLKDFCSKLVGLENNEPLLMRLFIQSLSGIAFTWYVKQDFDKWLAWEDMDRDFVEQYNFNKKVDPTMLNLIKLKKLSHEYFEEYVIRWRMEASKIRHLPHEEELVQTLIRSLEGIYYKTLFFAGIQSFDSLIRIGKELEYGIQSGRIADTQKSFHVLKDSSDERNEDASTYIPPKKRNQNIEQIHAILEPSNPQVSQHKVRKPRVFTPLRETLTDIFQRLWAKRLLRPINGWIPKHSTSNFDPSKNCAYHSNIQGHDTEECAALRNKIQNMIEKGKIIVQQGRQNNNCNPSMENTFIVQGDPTKMYVRHLTRKRKSHQRN, from the coding sequence atgacaaatatgTTCAACCTTCGAAAAAATCACCCATCTTCTCGTCCAACACAAAGTACCTTTTGGACCATCTCTCCTCATCCTATTCCTACTCACACCCTCTCTCAACAAAGGTCTCCAACACGCCTCAATTTTGATGCTTCACAATATGAGGGAATAGGTGACAAAGTAGAGAAGTCTAAGCTAGATGCACTACAGCGAAAAATGCATGACTTGGAGAAAAAGGTGAATGGAGGATTAAATTCAATACCAATTCATGACCtaagatataaaaatttatgtctACACCCAGGAGTTGAATTGCCGTCAGGatttaaaattccaaaattcaACATGTTCGACGGACGTGGGGATCCAATAGCACATCTCAAAGATTTTTGCAGCAAGCTAGTTGGCTTAGAAAACAATGAACCTCTCCTAATGAGGTTATTTATTCAAAGCTTATCAGGAATAGCCTTCACTTGGTACGTCAAACAAGATTTTGACAAATGGCTCGCATGGGAAGACATGGATCGAGACTTTGTGGAACAATACAACTTTAATAAAAAGGTTGACCCTACAAtgttaaatttgatcaaattgaagaaattaagtCATGAATATTTTGAGGAATATGTCATACGATGGAGAATGGAAGCCTCCAAGATACGTCACTTACCGCATGAAGAGGAGTTGGTCCAAACTCTCATTAGATCACTTGAGGGTATATACTACAAAACCCTATTCTTTGCTGGTATTCAAAGTTTCGATAGTCTAATTCGAATTGGAAAAGAGTTAGAATATGGCATTCAGTCTGGAAGAATTGCTGATACACAAAAATCTTTTCATGTCCTGAAAGACTCATCAGATGAAAGGAACGAAGATGCATCTACCTATATACCTCCGAAAAAAAGAAATCAGAATATTGAGCAAATTCATGCTATTCTTGAGCCTTCCAACCCTCAGGTATCTCAACATAAGGTGAGGAAACCTCGTGTCTTCACTCCTTTAAGGGAAACTTTGACCGACATTTTCCAGAGATTATGGGCTAAAAGACTTCTAAGACCAATAAATGGATGGATTCCCAAGCACTCTACTTCAAACTTTGATCCATCCAAAAATTGTGCCTATCATTCAAACATTCAAGGTCATGACACCGAAGAATGTGCAGCATTGAGAAATAAGATTCAGAATAtgattgaaaaaggaaaaattatagtGCAACAAGGACGACAAAACAACAATTGCAATCCTTCTATGGAGAATACATTCATCGTTCAAGGAGATCCTACAAAGATGTATGTTAGGCACTTGACAAGGAAGCGTAAATCACATCAGAGAAATTAA